The window ACCTGTTGTTCCAAAACGAAGAAGAAAAAGTTTTAGAGATTTCAAATTGTGGTGAAAGAATAAAGAGGTAATATTTGAATTTGTGATGTTCATTCCACTGCTATAATTTCAAATTCTCACGCAAGGTAAAATTGTTTAAATGAGGTTAATCAAATTAGAGTTTTGTATGTAAAACAATAACATGGGAGACAAATTACAAGCTTCTTTTTCAGGAAGGTATAGCGAGACACCAATTGAGAGATTGAATAGATGGACCTAGCTAACATAATGAGAAGTTCGTCAAGGAATTTCATGTGATTATCACTTAATAATCCATCAGTAAATTAACTACTCTTTTTCATAAATGCAAAGAATCAACACCACATTGGACAGTTTGTTTTCTTGGAAACAAAGTTGAGTCAAGCAAAGCCTTTAAACAATAGTAAAGAGACTTAAAAATAATAGGAAGTCAAGCAGaagcattttatcaaacacaacGTGATCATCATCTTACCTCGAAATCTAATAGTAGGATCTTCAAAGAGGCAATCTTCAGTGTAAATTGACAGAGTGAAATTCCctatctcaaaacaaaaagaaaaccatCAATTCACTACAGCCCAGAGAAACTACaaaacaaattcaaattttaGTATTACCTGTAACAAAATAAGCATTCTCATAATCGGTCTTAAGAATCATTATAACATCATCAACACTTGAAACAGATGTCTCATCCCTATCTTCATATCTTACACTACCCAATCTACGTAACACAGAAAACTAAAAACAATAATCAATAAACACACATCTGAAAGAGAAACAGAGAGAATTGAAAGAACCTGTCACtgctgaagaaagataagaccCTTAAAAGCTCCGTGACTCCGCTCACGGCTAATTGCAAAATTTGGGGAGTTTTAGCTTTAGTTTCAATTCTGATCCTCTTTTCATTACTACGAGCACCTGAGCAACATCGAACTCCTACGGTTTTCTGCAAAATTGGGGGTAGCCTAGGTAAATAGATGAATTCAGGAGagattttgaatttgaaaacttGAAACGTGAAAGAATTTGTTCAGTTTTGGTACCCTGAAACTGGAGGTTGGATTGGGTAAACAGATTCCCGCCATTTTCCAAGCGGATATTAACCGCTAATTGGCCGCCGTCTAATTTATcttattatttttgtatttatttgccACCACCACTTCATTTCTTGCAGGGAAATTCCAAAAGATAATAGATGATAGGATTAAATTGCAAAATTTCTCCCAAACTTAATAACAAATATCAATTTTACCTTAACATCTATCATAATAGACCACTCTTACCGCCTAAAATGAGATTAGCAAAAAGTTAGAGGAGGGATCGGAATCCGTGCTCCAAAGTTTAACATGgtgtttgtttattcaattttcTCATCTGGTTGTCTTTAtctgaaaagtagctttttagaAAATAATCTTTTTCCAATAGTTTAGGAATCTGAGCCGTGTCTCATTCCCATTGTGGCTGATCATCTTTCCGACCATCTACTGATCATCGCCTTGGTAAGCTATTACCTTACCGATAGTCAATTTTGACTTGTTTGTTAacaaaattaacatttttttctttttgacttttaacttttttaacactgttagtcaattttgaCTGTGTTTGCTAACATAAGCAACATCAAAGTACCTGTTtgccaacttttaaaccacatagtctaTGTTTGAAAATAACATGAACCACAtggtttatttttttactttttcctttattttaagtgggataatatataattatatatatatatatatatatatgaataaatatatttttatatatttaattgaagggttaatttcaaatataacccctgtggtttcaatTTTTGGCAAATAAATATCTGTGGTTTGATTTCGAGCAAATAAATACATGTGGTATGCTCCGTTTTCAAAAACGCGGAAATGGATGATGACGTTGTTTATATGCTGACGTGACCGATGGTAATTTAGTCAATaagagttaatttcaaataaattgttgTGGTTTGCGTGTTTTTTCAAATAGATACTTGTGGTTTGGATATTTTTGCAAATAGATACCCGTGGTTTGTATGTTTTtgtaaacacaaaaaaaaaaaacacaacttcaaaaataat is drawn from Euphorbia lathyris chromosome 9, ddEupLath1.1, whole genome shotgun sequence and contains these coding sequences:
- the LOC136205296 gene encoding uncharacterized protein; protein product: MAGICLPNPTSSFRKTVGVRCCSGARSNEKRIRIETKAKTPQILQLAVSGVTELLRVLSFFSSDRLGSVRYEDRDETSVSSVDDVIMILKTDYENAYFVTGNFTLSIYTEDCLFEDPTIRFRGTELYLRNLKLLVPFFDSPSIGLQNIEKGADSETTLLATWKLRTYLKFPWKPLISIDGSTTYELNNEFKVVRHAESWNVSALEAVGQIFSPSFGRPNGRS